A window of Verrucomicrobiia bacterium contains these coding sequences:
- a CDS encoding PQQ-dependent sugar dehydrogenase, whose amino-acid sequence MSPTASNARWMAPGFGAARWPGSLALAALACTAGWSGRAAEAPRGLEQRPAFSAFLEDRMPEAAPTLSSSWSAVVAFPNLTFLNPVGILPVPGTSNLAVYEREGRIYQIASDPDTAMKTLVLDLTGQCQGWDDSGLLGIAYHPGFETNRHLFVYYTFVAPGTVLGSADGRPPIATPNRDRLVRYTLDAQGVAVPGSAVILIDQVSDTVWHNGGGMFFHPLDGFLYLTNGDDHVVAHNQRIHHSLHSGVLRIDVDRRGGTISHPIPRQPLPAGSVTANYYIPNDNPFVGQPGVLEEFFAIGLRSPHRMTVDPPTGRIFIGDVGGALREELNIIEPNDPPGLNFQWNRIEGLQGDLVPPYIGVNRRPVLSYPRTDGAAIIGGYVYRGQEFAAELGGRYIFGDNIANVIWALDESSTPPRKVFLCNLPRGPGPSAGNDYVGLSGFGLDHNNELYLCQLSSTAGQIYKLRRGGTPAPALPPLLSLTGAFTDLATLTPAP is encoded by the coding sequence ATGTCGCCGACCGCCAGCAACGCTCGATGGATGGCCCCGGGGTTCGGCGCCGCACGATGGCCAGGGTCTTTGGCCCTGGCCGCTCTGGCCTGTACCGCCGGCTGGTCTGGGAGGGCGGCAGAGGCACCGCGCGGATTGGAGCAGCGGCCGGCGTTTTCCGCCTTTCTTGAGGACAGGATGCCCGAAGCGGCACCCACGCTCTCCAGTTCGTGGTCGGCGGTGGTCGCGTTTCCCAATCTCACGTTCCTCAACCCTGTTGGCATCCTGCCGGTGCCCGGCACCTCCAACCTGGCGGTGTACGAGCGCGAGGGACGGATCTACCAGATTGCGAGCGATCCGGACACCGCGATGAAGACCTTGGTGCTCGACCTCACGGGCCAGTGCCAGGGCTGGGATGACTCCGGCCTCCTGGGCATCGCATACCACCCGGGATTCGAGACCAATCGCCATCTTTTTGTTTATTACACCTTCGTGGCCCCCGGCACCGTGCTCGGGAGCGCCGACGGTCGCCCACCGATAGCGACCCCGAATCGTGACCGCCTGGTGCGCTACACCCTGGACGCACAGGGCGTCGCGGTCCCCGGCAGCGCGGTGATCCTCATAGATCAGGTCTCGGATACCGTGTGGCACAACGGCGGTGGGATGTTCTTCCACCCGCTGGATGGATTCCTTTACCTGACCAACGGCGACGACCACGTCGTCGCCCACAACCAGCGCATTCATCACAGCCTGCACTCGGGAGTGCTGCGCATTGATGTGGACCGTCGTGGCGGCACCATCAGTCACCCCATCCCCAGGCAACCGCTCCCGGCGGGCAGCGTGACGGCCAATTACTACATTCCCAACGACAACCCATTTGTTGGCCAGCCCGGGGTGCTGGAGGAGTTTTTCGCGATCGGCCTGCGCAGCCCTCACCGGATGACCGTGGATCCCCCGACCGGGAGGATTTTTATTGGCGATGTGGGGGGCGCGCTCCGGGAGGAGTTGAACATCATTGAACCGAACGATCCGCCCGGACTCAATTTTCAGTGGAACCGGATCGAGGGCCTCCAGGGAGACCTGGTCCCGCCGTATATCGGGGTCAACCGGCGTCCGGTCCTGAGTTATCCCCGGACGGATGGCGCGGCGATCATCGGCGGCTACGTGTACCGCGGGCAGGAGTTCGCCGCCGAACTGGGCGGCCGCTACATCTTCGGAGACAACATCGCCAATGTGATCTGGGCGCTGGATGAGTCGAGCACACCGCCGCGGAAGGTGTTCCTTTGCAACCTGCCCCGGGGTCCGGGACCCAGTGCCGGCAACGATTATGTGGGCCTGTCGGGATTTGGATTGGACCACAACAACGAGCT